GGAATGAGAGGGAATTCCAGGCTAATAATATTAAGATTTAGCCAGGATGAAATCAATAAATGCATGGTTCAACCCTAATCACCAGATTGATGAGAGGTGGGGTTTTTAAATTATTTCTGCCATTTTGAGTGCTTGGGGAGGCAAAATTATGGTTAACCGTTTATGATTTAACAATGACCATAATTTATATTAAAATCCGGCAGGATAATTAGAGTTATGGGCACCAGCCACAAAAAGTATGCTGAATATAAGTACCCCGGTGATAAAGAGCATCACCATGCATGATTGAACATTAATGGCCCTTAAGTCAAATAAAGGCTCTTTTTTTCTTAGATTTGGGATTGAATTGGACTTACCAACTTTAAACATTTAAATCACTTCCACACTACTATCATTGACTTAAAGAGTATTTAAGAAAAGAGATAGAGAGCGTATGAAAAGTAATCATTTTTATATTTCGATATTTTTAGTTTCACAAAATTAAAAATAAAAAAAGGTTCAAATAGTATATCAAATAATAAATTATTCATCAGATAAATCTATTTATCAAATTAAACCATTTTACTATTGTTTAATTAAAAATTAAATAAGGAGAGCATAATATTTTAGATAATAATTTAAAAGAAAATAAATCTGAAGATGCAGCATTGAAGTTTGAATTCTTTGATGTAACTGCGGATGCAGGATTCTGGGCCTATGGTTCCACCCTAGAAGAGTCTTATGAGAATGCCGGCCTGGCCATGTTTGAAATAATGACGGATGCCACGCAAGTTTCTCCAGTAGTTAAAAAAGAATTCACCATTGAATCTGAAGATAAAGTTTCTCTCCTATACGATTGGCTAGAAGAGTTATTGTTTTTACATGATGTGGAGTTCATTCTTTTTTCCAAATTTAAAGTAAGTATAACCCCCTTAGAAGAAGGTTATAAATTAAAAGCAGAAGTTTGGGGAGATGAAATCAATCGGGAAATCCATGAACAGCGAGATGAAGTAAAGGCCGTTACTTTTCACCTCATGGAAGTGAATGAGAAACCCGAGTTTAATGTCAGGGTTATTTTGGATTTATAATGTTTTATTTTGCTAATTTAATATATTATTTCAGTTTTTTTATTAATTAATAAATAACTAAATTTTTTTTTGAACATTACATTTATATAATAATACTTCATGATGTATTAACATTATTGTAATATTAAATTTATTAAATGTTTTAAGCACAGCTTATACCAAAAAAATCTTTAAAAACAAGAAAAAGTAAAATAACAAACAGAAAAACTATTTAAATAATAATTGAACTAATTAAATAATTAATTAAATAATTTAGAGCTGTGAGCCGCTATAGAAAGGAATAAATTAATTTTTTGATGCTGTAAGATAATAGTTTTTTGAAATTGATGATACATATATAACAAAATTGGTGTGAATTAAATGAATATTAGAAAGTTTTTAGCTGGAATTGTTGGTATTTTGACTTTTATTGGTATAATTGTATTAATCGGCATGGTTGTTAATAATATTTGGCCGGGTTATTCACCAAGTGATCATCCCCTGGAACGAATTGTAATGTTAATGTTTTCAGCAATTATAGCCTCATCAACATATAATCTAATAAAAGGAGAAGAAATAAAAGAAAATGGAAAAACTGTTGATAATAATCATATTTTAGAAACAAATAAAAATAATAATTACTTCTTAAATAAATCAAAGGATATTATTGAAAATAATAGCAATTTAGTGGCAGATTCTCCAGAAAATATCCTTGAAGAGATTACAATTCAAAAACATCCTGAAACTAAACAAATAAGTGCCAAAAAATCTTCAGAACCCCATCTCCAATCTTTTAACCAAAGAAATTATCAAACAAAAAACTGCACAGTATGTCAGCAAGAGAATAAAAAAGATGCCAGCTACTGCATAATGTGTGGAAATCAACTAATTGAATATGCATCTCTTTTAAAGCGATTAATGGCATTCATCATAGACATGACAATATTATCCGTGTTAATGGGGGGATTATTAATATTAATGGCCATTATAATTCCCAATTCGGACACCACTAATTTTGATTTTTATTTTATGTTATGGATTATTATATCTGCTTGCACATCATTCATATACTTCGTACTATTCAATCTAACCGGCCAGACTTGTGGTAAAATGGGTCTTAAAATAAAAGTCGTAAGTGATCAAAACCAAAAGTTAAACCTGCTTCAAAGTTTTTTAAGGACATTAATTTTAATTGTAGATTTAATGCCTTACTTCATACCAGGATTAATAGCCCTAATAGCAATGGCTTCCTCAGAAAAAAACCAGAGACTAGGAGATATGATAACCAAAACCATCGTCATTGAAAAGTAAGCTAATAAATAAAGACGTATTAAGAGTTAATTTACAAAAAACCGATCATTCACTTACAATAAAATAAAAGGGCCCAAACTGGAATCTGAAGCGGAGAAAAAGTAAAAAATAGAATCATCTCCGGTATTAATTTATTTAATTAATTTTTAACAACTCAAAATTCATTTATTTTTTTCATTCTCCCAATATTCTAATTTTAATAAGTAGCAGTCATCTATACAATATAAATGCACAAATGCACAAATGGTTTATTAACTTAGAATTGAATTTCAGAGTTTTAGTATTATCAAATTAGGTATATAAATAAAATATTTTTAATTTTAGCTGTTTATAGTGAATTATTATATCAAAATAACTTGAAAATAAATTAAAAAGCTTAAAAAACAGCGCAGAGGGTTTATCATGAGTATGGAAGAAGTATTAACCAGAGTTAGAGACTGTGTCTGGGAAGTGCCCACCAGCTATAAAAAGGGTATGAGAGTCCCCGGAAGAATTTTTCTTAATGATGTAGCCATAAAAGAATTAGAACCGGGTGCCGTGGATCAGGTGGCCAATGTGGCTTGTTTACCTGGTATTCAAAAGTTTTCCATAGGATTACCTGACATACACTTTGGTTACGGATTCAGTATCGGAGGAGTAGGGGCATTTAGTGCCCGTACAGGCGTTATAAGTCCTGGAGGAGTTGGGTTTGATATTAACTGTGGAGTAAGGATGCTACGTACCAACCTCACCGAGGATGAAGTGCGCCCCAAGATGAAAGAACTCATTGATGCCTTATTCATAAATGTCCCCTCTGGAGTAGGAAGTAAAGGTCAAATACGGCTTCAGGAAGGTCAAATCGACGAAGTACTGAATAATGGTGCCGAATGGGCCGTAGAAAATGGATACGGTTGGGACCATGATCTGGAATATCTAGAAGAGAACGGAAAAATGAAAGAGGCCGACTCTGAAAAGGTATCTGAAAAGGCCAAAAAGCGAGGAATACCTCAATTAGGTTCTCTGGGATCAGGTAATCACTTTTTAGAAGTGCAAAAAATAGAAGAAATTTTTGACCCCGATGTAGCTAAAACCTTTGGGGTCAAACCTGGCGAAGTGGCAGTGCTCATACACTCTGGTTCCCGAGGATGCGGACACCAGGTGTGTTCTGACTACCTTAGAACCATGGATAGGGCTTATAAACGACATAAAATTAATATCCCGGACCGGCAACTGGCCTGTGCCCCCGTGGATTCTGATGAAGCTCAGGACTACTTTAAGGCCATGTCTGCGGCAGCCAACTATGCCTGGGCCAACCGACAAATGATTGTACACTGGGTAAGGGAATCTTTTGAGCAGATATTCCACAAAAGTGCCGAAGATATGGAAATGAACATAATTTATGATGTAGCTCACAACATAGCCAAAAAAGAAGTACATGAAATAAAAGGAAGGAAAACTGAAGTCTATGTCCACCGGAAAGGAGCAACCCGGGCCTTTGGTCCAGGACGAAAAGAACTGCCATCAGTCTACCAAAAAACGGGTCAGCCAGTGATCATTCCTGGAACTATGGGAACAGCTTCTTATCTTTTACATGGGACTCAAACAGCTATGGAAGAGACTTTTGGTTCAACTGCACACGGTGCAGGACGTAAAATGAGTCGAGCCGGTGCTAAAAGAGAATTTAAGGGTGAAGAAGTCCAAAAATATCTGGCCAGCATAGGAATTGTGGTTAAGGCCACATCCATGCCAGTAGTAGCAGAAGAAGCACCTGGAGCTTATAAAGATGTGGATGAAGTTGTTAAAACAGCAGATGAAGCAGGGATATCAAAATTAGTAGCTAAAATGGTGCCTTTAGGTGTGGCTAAGGGTTAAAAAAGCCCACGTCCCATTTATTTTTAATTCCTTTTTTAAAAGAAATAGATAAAATTAATTTTATCAACAACTCACACTTCTTAATAAAATTTTAAAAATTATAGCAGGTGCAACTCATGATAGGAATAATTGGCGGTACTGGGGTCTATGAAATTACAGATCAAGCCCACGATGTAGAAAAAAAGGTTTTAAAAACTCCTTATGGTGACTCACCGGAAATTTCACTTTTTAAACTACATGATCGAGACATTGCATTCATTCCCCGCCATGCAGAAGGCCATGACTATCCACCACACATGATAAATTACCGTGCTAATATTTGGGCCTTAAAAAAAATAGGTGTAAAACAAATAATTGCCACCAATGCCGTGGGATCTCTTCAAAAATCTATTGAACCCGGTGATTTTGTTATACCACATGATTTTCTTGATTTTACTAAATTAAGGTCAAGTACATTCTATGATAAGCGAACTGTGCATGTAGATATTACCAACCCATACTGTGATAAAATTAGAAAGGCCTTGATTTCTGCAGGAGACTTAGTTGATGGCGGAGTTTATGTTTGTACGGAAGGTCCTCGTTTTGAGACTGCTGCTGAAATTAAAATGTTTCAGATATTGGGCGGCACATTAGTAGGGATGACAGGTATTCCTGAAGCAGTACTGGCTCGAGAAGTGGAAATGTGCTATGCCAGTGTCTGTTTAGTATCCAATTATGCTGCATCAATTTCTCCAGATAAATTAACCATTGACGAAGTCTTTGAGATAATGGAAAAACAAAAGCATAAGTTGGTAAATTTAATAAACCATACCATTGAGTTTATGCCTTCTGAAAATGATTGTTCTTGTCAAAAAGCCCTTGAAGGCGCCGAAGTAGATGAAATAGATGAAGTTTAAGTTTTTTTATGACATTATTTCATATTCATTTAATGAAAAAAATTTTCTTTCTTAAAATAAACTTACTTTTCTTCTTATTTATTTTTTAATTAAGTAATTCTCTTAAAAAATTAATTAAATCTTTGTAAAATAAAAAAATTTAAAATAAAAATTTAAATAAACGATTTAAGGGGCGAAAACATTCCATAAACCGTGGAAAATATAAGAAGCATACGTTTTTCCGGTTTTTAGCCGTAAATATCCCACAATCATACCTAAAACCATTCCAATTCCCAACTTAGAAACCAGAATCATGGTCAGGTTCGTATGGGCTGCCATAGGATGAAGTAAAAATACATCCAGATATCCTAAATGCCAGATGCTGAAAAGTAAAGTGACTGTTATCCAGGTTAAAACTCCAGAATTAATCATTTCACCGGAATTTTCGATTTTATTCCAGATATAACCCCGAAACATGAATTCTTCAAATGCAGGAGTAATCAGGCCAAAAATTATCCCCATTACCAGAACATCAGCCTCCCAGCTAAAGGTGTAGGGAGTAAAAACTAGGAAAATCAGCAATCCGATTCCAAAAGCATATATTATCCTAGTTCTGGTTTTTATATCATCCCAATTGAGATTTAATTCTTTTAAGGATGGTTTAAAATATAATAATAGAATTAAAGCAGTTATTATAATACTCAAACCATTAATCATCTGGAAAATAGTTGTATTATCTCCGGGGGCCACCAGCCACCACAAAGAAAACATTATTCCGGCCCGTAATAGTTGTATCAAAATTAAGGCCAGAACTATTTTTAATAATAGTTTTAAAAAATTATTTCGATCATTAGATGTCTTAAAAAGTTGCAATTTAATTCCCTCGATTAATAAATCTAATTTGCTAATTTATTAGATTAATCTATTCGCTCTGCTTCTACTTCTAACCGAACCATTTTAATTTCTATACTCTGAAATTTTGAGGGGCGTTTTTGAATATATGACAATGCAATTTCATGTATAAACAACTCTTGAAGTTCTTTAGGAATTCTTTGAGTGTAAGGAAGCCATGTAGTTCTGATCCATCCTTCTAATTCTTCTATATTTGAATGAATCATGATTTTTGGAATTAATTCTACTTTAATTGGTTTCAATCCGGCAGCTTCTAACATTTCCTCATATTCTACTGCATCAAAAAATCCATAAGGAAATTCAAAATCTTTAAAGTAGGTTTTCCATTTTTCAAGCAACCTCAAGTCATCAAATATGTCAATTATTTCCCCAGCATTCCCTTTACCACCCATCTGCAAGACAATTCTTCCTTTAATTTTGAGGGCCTTTTTCATGCCCCTTAAAATAGGTTGGTGGTCTTTTACCCAGTGCAGTGCTGCATTAGAAAATATTCGATCAAATTCATTATTAAAATCCATATCCCTAGCATCAATATGCTGAAATTTTAAATTATGATATTCTTCAAAATGAAAAGTTCTCTGAGCCAGTTTAATCATTTCAATAGAATTATCAATACCTAATATTCTGCCTTCAGGAATTTTAGCCGCTATTTCCGCAGTTATTCTACCATCACCACAACCAATATCCAGAACATTTTCATGGCCTTCAAGCTCTAAAAGATTCATTAGTTCTTTGGCCCATTTTTCTTGATTGGATGAACTTTTCCGATAATCTTCAGCATCCCATTTAACCATTAAATCACCCATTATCCTTAAATCAATCATATAACATTTAAATTATTCATTATAAATAAAAATATCCTCAATTGTTACCTTAAAAAATTCAGCCATTTTAAATGCCAGATTTAGAGAAGGATCATACTTATTTTTTTCTATAGCAATGATAGTCTGCCGAGTTACTCCCAACTCCATGGCCAAATCCTCCTGAGTTAAATCTTTCATTGCCCGGAATACTTTTAATTTATTTTCCATGGTTAAACACCTGATAAATATTCAAATTCCACATCAACCTAACTTTTACATTGATCCCCACTTATTTAGTGGCCGGGAAACTATTTTATTTTTTTATAGGCTTCCGATATGACAAATAATTTCATTTAATCCTTTTTCTTTGAATTTAAATAAATAACAGTAATGGAACTATCACATGAAGCACAATATCAGCAGAAAAATGAGATATCATGGCGGACTCCAGGCCTTTTTTCCAGTAAAGCCATCCAAATATAATTCCACCTAAGGCATTTAAAGCGATGGTGCGGGTAATTAGTAAGGGAGTTATGGTGGTTATGCTCATTAAAGCAGGTAAATGGCCGGCGCCAAATATGATTGCTGCCAGGATAATTCCCAACCATATACTGAGTTTGTTTGGGGTTCCTTCTTTTGTTTTTTTGATCTTGTAGAATATCCACACTAATAACGTCATTAAGAATAGTCTTAGCATGATTTCCTCGTTTATTCCACCATAAAAAGATGCTAAGAAACCTTGCCATGCAGGAGGAGTTATAGAACTGGCTTGAGCTACACTAATGGTCACTCCCATAAGGGAAAATAATAAATCCAAACCAACAATCAAGACACCTAACAGTAATCCCAGGCCAATAGATATTCCCAGAATAGATTTTAGATCACTTTTTGTTTTTCTACCTTCTAACCAGCATTCTAATATTGGAAGTCCTAATCCAACTTTCTTTGCAAGTTTAAGTCCTATAAAAATGGTAATTGCAAAAATAACAGCATTTTGAATAATTTGTCCTGCAATTAGCAAGTAAGGCGGAATCGGTGAATTTCCAAGTAAGCTGCCCTGAAGCGTAAAAACATAAGGCATGATGGCTATTAATCCAAAAATACTGCCCATCCATAAAATTAAAAATAATTTCCGGTCGGTATTCATTTTATCAACTCATCTATCCATTGGTTTTATAAAAATTAGTTTAATATTTTCGACTGTAGTGAATACGAGAAATCCCATAAATGACCAGACATACAACTGCAGATCCTATTAAAGTATAACCCGTCAGAGTCCATTCAGGAAAGCTATTTCTAAGGGCCAAAATAATTATACCTACATAAATTATAACTGCTATGAAAATGCCCAGGGTCATAGTGGATGCTTTTTCATTGATTAGCTGAGTTCTTTCATCTTCTACCACATTACCATCACCTTGAAACATGTCTTTTAGATTGTCTCTTTTAATGTAGATAATCGGAATTTCTATAATAACTACGAGAATAGCCAGTAAAACTAAATAAATACTTCCAATAATCAATCCAGCCACCCACAAACCAGTTACAAAAGCTGAAACTATTTTTAAAATCATTCCTTGTTTTTTAAGATTCATGATAAATTCACCTTTATAAATTCATTATGTAAATTATACTTTACATTATGTAATATAAAGTTTACTATATGTAAATAGTGATTAACATCAAAAATCAAGAAGAAGTAGTTTTTAACAGTTAAAACATTTCAGAATATCTAAAAAAATAAATAATACACCAAATAGCTTAAAAATGTAAATAAAAATAAAAAAAATAGATCGGAAAAAATTTCCATTATTATAATGTAATAAAAAATATGTAATAAAAAATAAATATGAAAATGGCCCCTATTTTTTTCTTTTATTTAAGGGATTACCATTTTCAATCAGATTTAAAGTAATCTTTTCAAATTCGTCCCATAAAGAGGGAGCTTCCTCTTTAAATCTGTTGGAACGAGGTAATGTGGATAATTTAGCACCGCTAGAAGCATAAGTACTGTTATATTCCCTATCCTTGGTATCTAAATCTATTAATTTAGTGTAAATAGATTTAAGGGCATCTAAACAATGATTAAAAGATGAAACTGCTATTATTTCTTTATCAACAAATGTTATTGGTAAAAAAGAAGCTTGTTTACCCCACATATCATTATTCCATGAGGGTTTAGGCATTTTAATCAATTTATGTGCCAGATCAATCTTTAATTCGTCATTTTCAGTTTCGTATTCTTCTGAATTGTTTAATTTATACCAGAAATCTTTAAGTAAGTCAATATTTCTCTCATTTTCCAGGGAAATTAGAGTTCTGGTTGAATTAATTTTGCTTCTTTTTGATCGTTTATGTCTACGTAAATTACTTATCTCACTAGATACAAGGCCCATAGTCACCCCAAGCATGGTGGAGATTATAGGAATATATCCTGTTATTTCAGATGGGAAAAAATCAACTCCAAATATAATTTTTATTATTTTATAATTTGAAAATAAATGAATTTAAAATAAAAATAGCATACCATACATATTTCAATTTTATCAATATTCAATAAATTTCGTTATACTTAATATTGTTTTGAGTTCCTTATAAAGGTACTGATTAAATTAATTATTAAATAAAATTTTATTTTTACATGCAAATTCTGAGATAAATATTTGTTTAATAACATTCTAAAAGTATTACATTGAATGGAATCTTAATTTCATTAGAAATAGAGGTTATGAATTAAATAAATTAATAAAAGAACATTTAGGAGATTCTATAATGAAAAAAGTCCTATTAATATGTGCCAGCCCACGAAAAAAAAGCAATACTATGCAAGTAATGGAAAAATGTGCCGAAGAAATAGAGAAAAACGGCCTGGAAACCGAAATAATATCCCTTAGAAAGATGACTATTGATTCTTGTCATGCTTGCGGTAAGTGCAAAAAAATCAAAAAGTGCAAACTGGATGATGGATTAAACGACATCATAGATAAAATAAGAGAATCTGAAGGTTTCATTGTAGGAAGCCCAGTTTACTTTGGTACTGCCCGGGGATCACTCATGGCCGCTTTACAAAGAATAGGAATGGTTTCCAAATCAACAGACAACTTTTTAAGCTGGAAAGTGGGAGGCCCTATT
The DNA window shown above is from Methanobacteriaceae archaeon and carries:
- a CDS encoding archease; this encodes MKFEFFDVTADAGFWAYGSTLEESYENAGLAMFEIMTDATQVSPVVKKEFTIESEDKVSLLYDWLEELLFLHDVEFILFSKFKVSITPLEEGYKLKAEVWGDEINREIHEQRDEVKAVTFHLMEVNEKPEFNVRVILDL
- a CDS encoding RDD family protein, which produces MNIRKFLAGIVGILTFIGIIVLIGMVVNNIWPGYSPSDHPLERIVMLMFSAIIASSTYNLIKGEEIKENGKTVDNNHILETNKNNNYFLNKSKDIIENNSNLVADSPENILEEITIQKHPETKQISAKKSSEPHLQSFNQRNYQTKNCTVCQQENKKDASYCIMCGNQLIEYASLLKRLMAFIIDMTILSVLMGGLLILMAIIIPNSDTTNFDFYFMLWIIISACTSFIYFVLFNLTGQTCGKMGLKIKVVSDQNQKLNLLQSFLRTLILIVDLMPYFIPGLIALIAMASSEKNQRLGDMITKTIVIEK
- a CDS encoding RtcB family protein, which gives rise to MSMEEVLTRVRDCVWEVPTSYKKGMRVPGRIFLNDVAIKELEPGAVDQVANVACLPGIQKFSIGLPDIHFGYGFSIGGVGAFSARTGVISPGGVGFDINCGVRMLRTNLTEDEVRPKMKELIDALFINVPSGVGSKGQIRLQEGQIDEVLNNGAEWAVENGYGWDHDLEYLEENGKMKEADSEKVSEKAKKRGIPQLGSLGSGNHFLEVQKIEEIFDPDVAKTFGVKPGEVAVLIHSGSRGCGHQVCSDYLRTMDRAYKRHKINIPDRQLACAPVDSDEAQDYFKAMSAAANYAWANRQMIVHWVRESFEQIFHKSAEDMEMNIIYDVAHNIAKKEVHEIKGRKTEVYVHRKGATRAFGPGRKELPSVYQKTGQPVIIPGTMGTASYLLHGTQTAMEETFGSTAHGAGRKMSRAGAKREFKGEEVQKYLASIGIVVKATSMPVVAEEAPGAYKDVDEVVKTADEAGISKLVAKMVPLGVAKG
- the mtnP gene encoding S-methyl-5'-thioadenosine phosphorylase, with protein sequence MIGIIGGTGVYEITDQAHDVEKKVLKTPYGDSPEISLFKLHDRDIAFIPRHAEGHDYPPHMINYRANIWALKKIGVKQIIATNAVGSLQKSIEPGDFVIPHDFLDFTKLRSSTFYDKRTVHVDITNPYCDKIRKALISAGDLVDGGVYVCTEGPRFETAAEIKMFQILGGTLVGMTGIPEAVLAREVEMCYASVCLVSNYAASISPDKLTIDEVFEIMEKQKHKLVNLINHTIEFMPSENDCSCQKALEGAEVDEIDEV
- a CDS encoding CPBP family intramembrane metalloprotease, producing MQLFKTSNDRNNFLKLLLKIVLALILIQLLRAGIMFSLWWLVAPGDNTTIFQMINGLSIIITALILLLYFKPSLKELNLNWDDIKTRTRIIYAFGIGLLIFLVFTPYTFSWEADVLVMGIIFGLITPAFEEFMFRGYIWNKIENSGEMINSGVLTWITVTLLFSIWHLGYLDVFLLHPMAAHTNLTMILVSKLGIGMVLGMIVGYLRLKTGKTYASYIFHGLWNVFAP
- a CDS encoding methyltransferase domain-containing protein, which produces MVKWDAEDYRKSSSNQEKWAKELMNLLELEGHENVLDIGCGDGRITAEIAAKIPEGRILGIDNSIEMIKLAQRTFHFEEYHNLKFQHIDARDMDFNNEFDRIFSNAALHWVKDHQPILRGMKKALKIKGRIVLQMGGKGNAGEIIDIFDDLRLLEKWKTYFKDFEFPYGFFDAVEYEEMLEAAGLKPIKVELIPKIMIHSNIEELEGWIRTTWLPYTQRIPKELQELFIHEIALSYIQKRPSKFQSIEIKMVRLEVEAERID
- a CDS encoding helix-turn-helix transcriptional regulator, with translation MENKLKVFRAMKDLTQEDLAMELGVTRQTIIAIEKNKYDPSLNLAFKMAEFFKVTIEDIFIYNE
- a CDS encoding CPBP family intramembrane metalloprotease; the encoded protein is MNTDRKLFLILWMGSIFGLIAIMPYVFTLQGSLLGNSPIPPYLLIAGQIIQNAVIFAITIFIGLKLAKKVGLGLPILECWLEGRKTKSDLKSILGISIGLGLLLGVLIVGLDLLFSLMGVTISVAQASSITPPAWQGFLASFYGGINEEIMLRLFLMTLLVWIFYKIKKTKEGTPNKLSIWLGIILAAIIFGAGHLPALMSITTITPLLITRTIALNALGGIIFGWLYWKKGLESAMISHFSADIVLHVIVPLLLFI
- a CDS encoding DUF2178 domain-containing protein, coding for MNLKKQGMILKIVSAFVTGLWVAGLIIGSIYLVLLAILVVIIEIPIIYIKRDNLKDMFQGDGNVVEDERTQLINEKASTMTLGIFIAVIIYVGIIILALRNSFPEWTLTGYTLIGSAVVCLVIYGISRIHYSRKY
- a CDS encoding flavodoxin family protein, which gives rise to MKKVLLICASPRKKSNTMQVMEKCAEEIEKNGLETEIISLRKMTIDSCHACGKCKKIKKCKLDDGLNDIIDKIRESEGFIVGSPVYFGTARGSLMAALQRIGMVSKSTDNFLSWKVGGPIAVARRGGHTAAIQELLMFYFINEMIVPGSNYWNMVFGWAPGEVEEDTEGMETIRLFGENVAKLINKINE